A genomic segment from Candidatus Omnitrophota bacterium encodes:
- a CDS encoding O-antigen ligase family protein, whose amino-acid sequence MRNSASMDVVPSYAHRLALVSFFGLVISIPFTNSGVEVFAGLAILLSVVYAAFMVRQDAELLKAVLRDRIAIFAMLFFIVMGVSLVNCGEYLGQGARAWICKWGEGIAVLLAMRLILTKKKAEQLVIALAVAGAVAAIDGIVQKMTGTDFIRGNAIVAARDFKAVSGAFGHYNDYAALLAVILFVNVGIFLRYRNIWARVAVSLSQILVVLDLLFTYSRGAWVSVVLVIMLLSFVFLRTRHMLFALLAFAVFISLISLDPSISQRVMYMTIKGGDAGRLDIWKAGFLMVKDSPVIGCGLNTFTARLQEHSMYSNQYAHNCYVQILAETGIAGLISFLALICVAMARAFNGLKARANGILLGLFGGMSAFLAHSFFDTQLYTIRLSILFWAMMGLISVLTSANAERPGTTR is encoded by the coding sequence ATGAGAAATTCCGCAAGCATGGACGTAGTCCCCTCATACGCGCATAGACTGGCGCTGGTATCTTTTTTCGGGCTGGTCATATCCATCCCGTTCACTAACAGCGGCGTGGAAGTGTTCGCCGGACTGGCAATACTGCTATCAGTGGTCTATGCCGCTTTTATGGTGAGGCAGGACGCCGAACTCCTCAAGGCCGTTCTGCGTGACAGGATCGCGATCTTCGCCATGCTTTTTTTCATCGTGATGGGCGTATCTCTCGTTAACTGTGGTGAATATCTCGGGCAGGGAGCCAGAGCATGGATATGTAAATGGGGCGAAGGCATAGCTGTTCTTTTAGCGATGCGTTTAATACTGACGAAAAAAAAGGCGGAACAGCTGGTCATAGCCCTGGCGGTCGCGGGTGCGGTAGCGGCCATTGACGGTATAGTACAGAAAATGACGGGCACGGACTTCATAAGAGGTAACGCTATCGTAGCTGCCCGGGATTTTAAGGCCGTCAGCGGCGCCTTCGGGCACTATAACGATTACGCCGCACTACTGGCGGTCATATTATTCGTGAATGTCGGGATATTTTTGCGATATAGGAACATATGGGCCAGGGTAGCGGTTTCTTTGTCCCAGATACTTGTGGTCCTGGACCTTCTATTTACCTATTCAAGGGGCGCGTGGGTGTCGGTCGTGCTGGTGATAATGCTGTTGAGCTTTGTATTCCTGAGGACGCGACATATGTTGTTCGCGCTTTTGGCGTTCGCCGTGTTCATTTCGCTGATATCGCTGGACCCATCTATAAGCCAGAGGGTGATGTACATGACCATAAAGGGTGGGGATGCCGGACGTCTTGATATATGGAAAGCCGGATTTTTGATGGTAAAGGATTCTCCTGTTATTGGATGCGGATTGAACACTTTTACCGCCAGGTTGCAGGAACACTCCATGTATAGTAACCAGTACGCGCACAACTGTTATGTGCAGATCCTGGCCGAGACAGGTATTGCCGGATTAATATCATTCCTTGCGCTTATATGCGTTGCTATGGCCAGGGCTTTTAACGGGCTGAAAGCGCGGGCTAACGGTATATTGCTGGGCCTTTTCGGCGGGATGTCGGCTTTTCTCGCGCATTCTTTTTTTGACACCCAGCTATACACGATAAGACTTTCTATCCTGTTCTGGGCGATGATGGGACTTATAAGTGTTCTTACCAGCGCTAACGCGGAAAGACCGGGTACGACCAGATGA
- a CDS encoding sugar transferase, whose protein sequence is MRSVKKIHAFYVFADLVIMSVCFYVPYLLKYNPPFAADRDIYTPYLTEYSFVFLLWAIFLVFFLERKALYSTDRTLSMPKEWMNVFECVFFSGILIGAVIFFSQYKFFSRGVFLTSNMAIFLLLGGWRSIKRLVLRRLILQGRYNINVLVVGAGKTGNMVLSEMRKTPWLGLRTVGFLDDRVAGPVAGTPVLGKIIDLPAVAKRYFVEEIIITIPSEKETVKDLIRYARTHGIGVRLVPNDLDEPLEIYEVNFIGLVPLLTYRMRVPHKSQFFLKRLFDIVVSLCALILLMPVFAIIALLVKLDSKGNVIYRQERVGLKGNIFHLYKFRSMVQGADGLKEDLMDRNEVSDGVIFKMRNDPRVTQFGAFLRKYSLDEFPQLVNVLKGEMSLVGPRPPTRDEVDKYSSNQMKRLSIRPGMTGLSQVRGRSELSFRRWVKWDMWYINNWSFMLDMKILVWTIPAVFRGKGAF, encoded by the coding sequence ATGAGATCTGTTAAAAAGATACATGCTTTTTATGTTTTTGCGGACCTTGTGATAATGTCCGTATGCTTCTATGTGCCATATCTACTGAAATACAATCCGCCGTTCGCCGCGGATAGGGATATATACACCCCGTATCTTACCGAGTATTCGTTCGTTTTCCTGCTTTGGGCTATTTTCCTGGTGTTCTTCCTGGAACGCAAAGCGCTTTATTCCACCGACAGAACGCTTTCGATGCCTAAGGAATGGATGAACGTTTTCGAGTGTGTGTTCTTCAGCGGGATATTGATAGGGGCTGTCATATTCTTTTCGCAATACAAGTTCTTTTCAAGGGGCGTATTCCTTACGAGCAACATGGCGATCTTCCTGCTGTTGGGAGGGTGGCGTTCCATAAAGCGCCTGGTATTGAGAAGGCTCATATTGCAGGGAAGATACAATATCAATGTACTCGTGGTCGGCGCGGGGAAGACGGGGAACATGGTGCTCTCGGAAATGAGGAAAACCCCGTGGCTGGGATTAAGGACGGTAGGGTTCCTTGACGACAGGGTAGCAGGACCTGTCGCGGGCACGCCCGTTCTGGGTAAGATAATCGATCTTCCGGCCGTGGCCAAAAGGTATTTTGTCGAAGAGATAATCATCACTATCCCTTCGGAAAAAGAAACTGTCAAAGACCTTATAAGGTACGCCAGGACACACGGTATCGGTGTACGTCTCGTGCCGAACGACCTCGACGAGCCTCTTGAGATATACGAGGTCAATTTTATCGGGCTGGTACCTCTTCTAACATACAGGATGAGGGTCCCACACAAGAGCCAGTTCTTCCTGAAAAGGCTCTTCGACATAGTCGTATCGTTGTGCGCGCTTATCCTGCTCATGCCCGTGTTCGCTATCATAGCGCTCCTGGTAAAACTGGATTCCAAGGGGAATGTCATATACAGGCAGGAGAGAGTGGGACTTAAAGGGAATATTTTCCATCTTTACAAGTTCAGGTCGATGGTCCAGGGGGCTGATGGGTTAAAAGAGGACCTTATGGACAGGAACGAGGTCTCGGATGGGGTGATATTCAAGATGCGCAACGATCCCAGGGTCACACAATTCGGCGCTTTCCTGAGAAAATACAGCCTGGACGAGTTCCCGCAGCTTGTAAATGTGCTTAAAGGCGAGATGAGCCTTGTAGGGCCACGCCCGCCTACACGCGATGAAGTGGACAAATATAGTTCCAACCAGATGAAAAGGCTCTCTATCCGTCCCGGCATGACAGGGCTATCGCAAGTACGTGGTCGAAGCGAGCTCAGTTTCCGCAGATGGGTAAAATGGGATATGTGGTACATAAATAACTGGTCTTTTATGCTCGATATGAAGATACTCGTATGGACCATACCGGCCGTATTCAGGGGAAAGGGGGCGTTCTGA
- a CDS encoding DegT/DnrJ/EryC1/StrS family aminotransferase produces the protein MKVPLLDLKAQYDSIRSEAEEVMRRVVESQYFVLSEEVSSLETEVAAYCGTSLGAGVASGTDALILALKAIGIKPDDIVITTPFTFFATSESISLLGARPLFADIDPETYNIDPASIEDLIENADHHIRSRIKAIIPVHLYGQCADMDRIMDLASRYGLKVVEDCAQAIGAVYKGRKAGSFGQTGCLSFFPSKNLGAFGDGGMVVSSDMGIIDRIKRLRVHGSNELYVHEEIGYNSRLDSLQAAVLRVKLRKLDEWLEKRRSIAERYNNAFRPLGLVVPKVAEGNIHTYHQYTIALDDRNELLSYLNDKGIAARVYYPVPLHLQPCYRGLGYSIGSLMNSERAAERVLSLPVYAELSNEQIDYIVGTVTEFVNR, from the coding sequence ATGAAAGTACCATTATTGGACCTAAAGGCACAGTATGACAGCATAAGGAGCGAAGCGGAAGAAGTAATGAGGCGTGTGGTCGAAAGCCAGTACTTTGTTCTGTCGGAAGAGGTGAGCTCCCTGGAGACAGAGGTAGCCGCTTATTGCGGGACCTCTCTCGGGGCCGGGGTAGCTTCGGGGACAGACGCGCTTATACTGGCCCTTAAAGCGATCGGGATAAAGCCGGATGATATAGTGATAACCACGCCCTTTACGTTCTTTGCCACAAGTGAATCCATATCGCTTCTAGGGGCCAGGCCCTTATTCGCGGATATCGATCCCGAGACATACAACATAGATCCTGCAAGCATAGAGGACCTCATAGAGAACGCGGACCACCACATAAGATCCAGGATAAAGGCTATCATACCGGTGCATCTGTACGGACAGTGCGCGGATATGGACCGGATAATGGACCTGGCGTCGAGGTACGGGCTGAAGGTCGTGGAAGATTGCGCGCAGGCCATAGGAGCCGTGTATAAGGGCAGGAAAGCTGGCAGTTTCGGCCAGACCGGATGCCTGAGCTTTTTCCCCAGCAAGAACCTTGGGGCTTTTGGTGATGGCGGGATGGTGGTCTCGTCGGATATGGGGATCATAGACAGGATAAAAAGGCTGAGAGTTCACGGCAGTAATGAGCTTTATGTGCATGAGGAAATAGGGTATAACTCCAGGCTGGACAGTTTGCAGGCCGCCGTATTGAGGGTAAAGCTCCGGAAACTTGACGAATGGCTCGAGAAAAGGAGAAGTATAGCGGAACGGTATAATAACGCTTTCAGACCATTGGGGCTTGTTGTCCCCAAGGTGGCCGAAGGCAATATCCATACGTATCACCAATATACGATCGCCCTGGATGACCGCAATGAGCTTTTGAGCTATCTAAACGATAAAGGCATTGCCGCCCGGGTATATTATCCCGTACCACTTCACCTGCAGCCGTGTTACCGGGGGCTTGGGTATTCCATAGGAAGTCTTATGAACTCGGAACGGGCCGCGGAAAGGGTGCTTTCCCTGCCTGTTTACGCGGAACTTTCAAATGAACAGATAGATTATATTGTGGGAACGGTCACCGAGTTCGTTAACCGCTGA
- a CDS encoding SDR family oxidoreductase: MDVVVTGGAGFLGSHLCERLLGDNNRVICVDNLITGKMENISHLEGKKGFVFLKADVSSALDIEGNVDRVMHFASPASPVDYIEYPIETLKVGSFGTYNCLELAREKGASFFMASTSEVYGDPEVNPQPETYWGNVNPVGPRAVYDEAKRFSEAMTSAYRRKYGMDTKIVRIFNTYGERMRLDDGRVVPNLICQALRNEPMTVYGDGRQTRSFCYVSDLVEGITRFMVSDLGGPMNIGNPRELSIMEFAEKIKEITGTGSRIIFKPLPENDPKIRRPDISKAGKELGWEPKVSLEEGLKRTLEWFRPRSV, translated from the coding sequence ATGGATGTAGTGGTCACCGGAGGAGCGGGCTTTCTGGGGTCGCATCTTTGCGAAAGGCTTCTGGGCGATAATAACAGGGTAATATGCGTTGATAATCTCATTACGGGTAAGATGGAGAACATTTCCCATTTGGAAGGCAAGAAGGGTTTTGTGTTCCTGAAAGCGGATGTATCTTCCGCCCTGGATATAGAGGGCAATGTGGATCGCGTGATGCATTTCGCCTCCCCGGCAAGCCCCGTGGATTATATCGAATATCCGATAGAAACGCTGAAGGTCGGGTCTTTTGGAACGTATAACTGCCTGGAACTGGCCCGGGAGAAGGGGGCTTCGTTCTTTATGGCGTCCACTTCGGAAGTATACGGCGACCCGGAGGTCAACCCGCAGCCGGAGACATACTGGGGTAATGTCAACCCTGTCGGGCCGCGCGCGGTGTATGACGAGGCGAAAAGGTTCTCGGAAGCCATGACATCGGCCTATCGCAGGAAATATGGTATGGATACCAAGATAGTCCGAATATTCAATACATATGGTGAAAGGATGAGGCTCGACGACGGAAGGGTCGTTCCCAACCTTATCTGCCAGGCCTTGAGGAATGAGCCGATGACAGTATACGGGGATGGCAGACAGACAAGAAGTTTTTGTTATGTGTCGGACCTTGTCGAGGGCATAACGCGTTTCATGGTGTCCGATCTCGGTGGGCCCATGAATATCGGGAACCCGCGTGAACTTTCCATAATGGAGTTCGCCGAAAAGATCAAGGAAATAACCGGAACGGGATCCCGGATCATCTTCAAGCCTCTTCCGGAGAACGATCCAAAGATCAGGAGGCCGGATATAAGTAAGGCCGGCAAAGAGCTGGGATGGGAGCCGAAAGTGTCACTTGAGGAAGGGCTGAAGAGGACGTTGGAGTGGTTCAGGCCTAGAAGCGTATAA
- a CDS encoding SDR family oxidoreductase has product MAKYLVTGGAGFIGSTIVELLLADGHKVKVLDDLSTGKKENIERFLGDIEFILGDVRDKGAVSEAVTGVGHVIHQAAYLSVAGSVENPLEVNDINVAGTLNLLQASRKAGVERFVFASSSSVYGNSTDLPQGEGTALDPISPYAASKIAGEYYCRMFSNVMGLDTVMLRYFNVFGPRQNIASRYSAVIPTFIARVLDGLPCVIDGEGDQTRDFVYVSDVARANIIASTREGVSGKVFNVGSGERYSILDIAKKIGNLVGKDTEPVHGPRRAGDADHTMASIELLKDVLGAPPLKGFEEGLAETIDWFAKNGF; this is encoded by the coding sequence ATGGCAAAATATCTTGTTACCGGAGGTGCCGGGTTCATAGGGTCGACCATAGTGGAGTTGCTCCTGGCGGACGGGCATAAGGTAAAAGTGCTGGATGACCTGTCGACGGGGAAGAAAGAGAACATCGAACGTTTCCTGGGGGACATAGAGTTCATCCTCGGGGATGTACGCGATAAGGGTGCCGTAAGTGAGGCGGTGACCGGTGTGGGCCATGTGATACACCAGGCCGCTTATCTCAGCGTGGCAGGTAGTGTAGAGAACCCGCTGGAGGTCAACGACATAAACGTTGCCGGGACGTTGAACTTGCTTCAGGCGTCGCGGAAGGCGGGTGTTGAAAGATTCGTCTTCGCTTCATCGAGCTCCGTGTACGGGAATTCAACGGACTTGCCGCAAGGAGAAGGGACGGCTTTGGATCCTATATCGCCTTACGCGGCCAGTAAGATAGCCGGGGAATATTACTGCAGGATGTTCTCAAATGTCATGGGACTTGATACGGTCATGCTCAGGTACTTCAACGTGTTCGGTCCCAGGCAGAACATAGCTTCCAGGTATTCCGCCGTGATACCCACTTTTATCGCCAGGGTCCTTGACGGCCTGCCATGTGTCATAGACGGCGAGGGCGACCAGACGAGGGATTTCGTATATGTTTCGGATGTGGCCAGGGCGAATATCATAGCGTCCACCCGGGAAGGTGTTTCCGGGAAGGTGTTCAACGTGGGATCGGGCGAAAGATATTCTATCCTGGATATAGCTAAGAAGATCGGGAACCTGGTGGGCAAAGATACGGAGCCGGTGCATGGCCCCCGTCGGGCCGGGGACGCCGATCATACTATGGCCTCCATAGAGCTTCTGAAGGATGTGCTTGGGGCTCCGCCGCTGAAGGGTTTCGAAGAAGGGCTGGCGGAGACCATTGACTGGTTCGCCAAGAACGGGTTTTAA
- a CDS encoding nucleotide sugar dehydrogenase, with product MSIYKTLKRKIKEKKAVITVAGLGYVGLPIALGFSRKGFMVYGLDTDRARVQQLKKNRSYINDISSSEIAAATTSGMFVPTEDTNALNRADAVIICVPTPLGKTHKPDLSFIIKISKTMKDKIRHGQLVIFESTTYPGTTREVILPILQRSGLKLGDDFFLAFSPERIDPGNPKFNFRNIPKVIGGCTKEGTELGEMLYSNVIKQVVSVSSTDAAEVTKLLENTFRIVNIGLINEFASLCNKLGIDVWEVINAAATKPFGFMPFYPGPGIGGHCIPADPIYLSWKARKVGFETKMIDLAAQVNRNVPKHIVERIEGILGRSVSGAKIMLLGVAYKKDVNDLRDSPALDIMEILIRKKAEVVYHDPFIPEVSIKGSCRQSVKLDKKTLKAQDMAVVVTDHTDVDYRLVVRDSGIIFDTRNIFARLKIKSDNIVRL from the coding sequence ATGAGTATATATAAGACATTAAAGAGGAAAATAAAAGAGAAAAAAGCGGTTATAACCGTAGCTGGCCTGGGTTATGTCGGCCTTCCTATAGCGCTTGGGTTCAGCCGTAAGGGTTTCATGGTCTATGGGCTGGATACGGATCGCGCCAGGGTGCAGCAGCTGAAGAAGAACAGGTCCTACATAAATGACATATCTTCCTCGGAGATAGCCGCGGCCACAACCAGTGGCATGTTCGTCCCGACGGAGGACACCAACGCGCTTAACAGGGCGGATGCCGTTATCATATGTGTCCCTACGCCGTTAGGGAAGACACATAAACCCGATCTTTCTTTCATAATCAAGATCAGTAAGACGATGAAAGACAAAATAAGGCATGGGCAGCTAGTTATATTCGAGAGCACGACATATCCCGGGACGACCAGAGAGGTCATCCTGCCCATATTACAGCGGTCCGGATTGAAACTGGGGGATGATTTCTTTCTCGCGTTCTCACCCGAAAGGATAGATCCGGGCAACCCGAAGTTCAACTTCCGCAATATACCCAAGGTCATAGGCGGATGTACGAAGGAGGGGACGGAACTGGGAGAGATGCTGTACAGCAACGTGATAAAACAGGTAGTGAGCGTTTCCTCGACGGACGCGGCTGAAGTGACCAAACTCTTGGAGAATACGTTCCGCATAGTAAATATAGGTTTAATAAACGAGTTCGCCAGTTTATGTAACAAACTGGGGATAGACGTATGGGAAGTGATAAACGCGGCGGCCACGAAACCTTTCGGGTTCATGCCTTTTTACCCAGGTCCCGGGATAGGGGGACATTGCATACCGGCTGATCCCATATACCTTTCATGGAAAGCCCGCAAGGTAGGTTTCGAGACGAAAATGATAGACTTGGCGGCGCAGGTCAACAGGAACGTGCCTAAACATATAGTCGAGAGGATAGAGGGCATCCTGGGAAGGTCCGTGTCGGGAGCTAAGATAATGCTGCTGGGGGTCGCCTATAAGAAGGACGTGAACGACCTGAGGGATTCTCCGGCCCTGGATATAATGGAAATACTTATCAGGAAAAAGGCCGAAGTGGTATACCACGACCCGTTCATACCAGAGGTCAGTATAAAGGGTTCATGCCGCCAGTCCGTTAAGCTCGACAAGAAGACGCTGAAAGCCCAGGATATGGCCGTGGTGGTAACGGACCATACGGATGTTGACTATCGCCTGGTGGTCAGGGATTCCGGTATCATTTTCGATACAAGGAATATATTCGCGCGGCTTAAGATAAAGTCCGATAATATCGTAAGACTTTGA